One Ornithorhynchus anatinus isolate Pmale09 chromosome 2, mOrnAna1.pri.v4, whole genome shotgun sequence DNA segment encodes these proteins:
- the LOC103167393 gene encoding cleavage and polyadenylation specificity factor subunit 6-like, whose amino-acid sequence MGGEADSTIAGEGAAGAQPNLQQGELPQFGHPPRADLHPGQYVACWQGQEELLQGSLWWPVGLPGWPGPVTGWDGEQGPWPRPAQPTRRIHPRPRIPRLDRWAHPEQRGPRTPNGPGPRGFPAQPPTVFPSPARNLPFPAVQFIVLQPPPMPLPLTPPLALPPPMVLPPPLILPLLLWPLARAPRRPRCGHPRDGRQ is encoded by the exons ATGGGGGG TGAAGCTGATTCCACCATAGCAGGCGAAGGCGCTGCAGGCGCACAGCCCAACCTGCAGCAGGGAGAGCTGCCGCAGTTCGGACACCCACCCCGAGCAGACCTTCATCCCGGACAGTATGTTGCATGCTGGCAGGGGCAAGAGGAACTGCTGCAAG GATCCCTCTGGTGGCCTGTCGGTCTGCCAGGTTGGCCCGGACCGGTTACAGGTTGGGATGGCGAGCAGGGGCCATGGCCGCGCCCGGCCCAACCGACGCGACGTATCCACCCGCGACCCCGTATCCCGCGCCTGGATCGATGGGCACATCCAGAGCAGCGGGGCCCGAGGACCCCCAATGGGCCGGGACCCCGCGGCTTCCCCGCACAGCCCCCTACCgtcttcccctccccggctcggAACCTGCCATTCCCGGCCGTCCAGTTCATCGTCCTTCAACCGCCCCCCATGCCTCTGCCCCTGACGCcacccctggctctgcccccgccCATGGTTCTGCCACCACCCTTGATTCTGCCTCTGCTCCTGTGGCCCTTAGCCCGTGCTCCACGCAGGCCAAGGTGCGGGCACCCCCGGGATGGgaggcagtga